One genomic region from Prunus persica cultivar Lovell chromosome G3, Prunus_persica_NCBIv2, whole genome shotgun sequence encodes:
- the LOC18781745 gene encoding uncharacterized protein LOC18781745, with amino-acid sequence MPPRDWITVNFDGSVHDNMAATSFVIRDWNGNVRLARAKNLGQVLINVAECLAIRDGLAHAINNGWRKVLIEGDSKLVIDCINNKVSVPWSIRLLVQDIRLLSSYCEEISFHHVFREANFTTDALANLGHILNPSHL; translated from the coding sequence ATGCCTCCCCGTGACTGGATAACAGTGAATTTTGATGGTTCGGTGCATGACAATATGGCTGCTACTAGTTTTGTGATTCGGGACTGGAATGGTAACGTTAGGCTTGCGAGAGCTAAGAACTTGGGGCAGGTCTTGATCAATGTGGCAGAGTGTTTGGCTATTCGGGATGGCCTGGCCCACGCCATCAACAATGGTTGGCGTAAAGTTTTAATTGAAGGTGACTCCAAGCTCGTCATTGACTGTATCAATAACAAAGTTTCGGTTCCTTGGAGCATTCGTCTCTTGGTTCAAGACATAAGGCTGCTTAGCTCCTATTGTGAAGAGATTTCCTTCCACCATGTTTTTCGGGAAGCAAACTTTACGACTGATGCTTTAGCTAATTTAGGCCATATTTTGAACCCTTCCCACCTTTAG
- the LOC18784179 gene encoding triphosphate tunel metalloenzyme 3 — translation MKVEVKLRLSDASAHQKLTDLLSPFHVQTLIQENIFFDGSNAELSSNRAILRLRFYDGVSPCVLSLKAKPVISDCVSRVQELEEPFDPVLGRTCVAEPWRLSVVDSSALLKRVREEYGVREEGLGFVCLGGFRNVRGVYEWKGLKIEVDESNYDFGTCYEVECESSNPERDKKILEKLLEENGIWFQYSEVLKFAIFRSGKLSE, via the coding sequence ATGAAGGTGGAAGTGAAGCTCCGCCTCTCAGACGCCTCCGCACACCAAAAGCTCACCGACCTCCTCTCCCCCTTCCACGTCCAAACCTTAATCCAAGAGAACATCTTCTTCGACGGTTCCAACGCCGAACTCTCCTCCAACCGCGCCATACTCCGCCTCCGCTTCTACGACGGCGTTTCGCCCTGCGTCCTTTCCCTCAAGGCCAAACCCGTCATCTCTGACTGTGTCAGCCGCGTCCAAGAGCTCGAAGAGCCTTTCGACCCGGTCCTCGGCCGCACCTGCGTGGCGGAGCCGTGGCGGCTCTCCGTCGTCGACTCCTCGGCGCTCTTAAAGCGCGTGAGGGAGGAATACGGGGTCCGAGAGGaagggctagggtttgtgtGCTTGGGTGGGTTTAGGAATGTGAGGGGTGTGTATGAGTGGAAGGGGTTGAAGATAGAGGTGGACGAGAGTAACTATGATTTCGGGACGTGTTATGAGGTGGAGTGTGAGAGCTCGAACCCTGAAAGGGATAAGAAGATTTTGGAGAAGTTGTTGGAGGAGAATGGGATTTGGTTTCAGTATTCGGAGGTTTTGAAGTTTGCAATTTTCCGGTCTGGGAAGTTGTCGGAGTAA
- the LOC109948313 gene encoding prostatic spermine-binding protein-like translates to MEIQSFCHSADDLKGIMRCLVESLMVETALLAHKSLLLLLLQIGSLPDDHDIFQNSVKTYQRFPMSELNKVKEPDAENNDAGETKDDDDDDDDDEDSDDDDEDDGDDSEEESDDDEEDLDDEVEVEANGDGESDDDDDDDGEEDDDDEDDDDEEDDDDEEDHYQLPLTRKK, encoded by the exons ATGGAGATCCAGAGTTTCTGCCACAGTGCTGATGATTTGAAGGGCATTATGCGCTGTTTGGTTGAATCTTTGATGGTGGAGACTGCTCTTCTTGCTCACAAGTCTCTTCTTTTACTACTTCTGCAG ATTGGGTCTTTGCCTGACGATCATGACATATTTCAAAACTCAGTGAAAACATATCAGAG GTTTCCAATGTCCGAACTTAATAAAGTGAAAGAGCCTGATGCTGAAAACAACGATGCAGGTGAAACAaaggatgatgatgacgatgatgatgatgatgaggacagtgatgatgatgatgaagatgatggtgatgattcAGAAGAAGAGAgcgatgatgatgaagaggatTTGGATGACGAGGTTGAGGTTGAGGCTAATGGCGATGGAGAAAGCGATGACGATGACGATGACGATggtgaagaagatgacgatgatgaggatgatgatgatgaagaggatgatgatgatgaagaggatCATTACCAGCTACCGTTGACAAGAAAGAAGTGA